One Mycolicibacterium sarraceniae genomic window carries:
- a CDS encoding TlpA disulfide reductase family protein produces the protein MKRLVVLLVAVTVLAGCSTGDDAVAQGGTFEFVAPGGKTDIFYDPPASRGKPGPISGPELMDPSKTVSLKDFDGQVVVINVWGQWCGPCRSEITQLEKVYDQTRNLGVALLGIDVRDNDITAPQDFVTDRKVTFPSIYDPAMRTMIAFGGKYPATVIPSTVVLDREHRVAAVFLRELLAEDLLPVVQRLAAEPKPAAP, from the coding sequence GTGAAACGGCTGGTGGTCCTCCTGGTGGCGGTGACGGTGTTGGCCGGCTGCTCCACCGGCGACGACGCCGTCGCTCAGGGTGGCACATTCGAGTTCGTCGCTCCCGGCGGTAAGACCGATATCTTCTACGACCCGCCGGCCAGCCGCGGCAAGCCGGGTCCGATATCCGGTCCTGAACTGATGGACCCGTCGAAGACGGTGTCGCTGAAGGATTTCGACGGTCAGGTCGTGGTGATCAATGTTTGGGGACAGTGGTGCGGGCCCTGCCGCTCCGAGATCACCCAGCTGGAGAAGGTCTACGACCAGACCCGCAACCTGGGGGTGGCGCTCCTCGGGATCGACGTGCGGGACAACGACATCACTGCGCCCCAGGACTTCGTCACCGACCGCAAGGTCACGTTTCCGTCGATCTACGACCCGGCGATGCGCACCATGATCGCCTTCGGCGGCAAGTACCCCGCGACGGTGATCCCGTCGACCGTCGTGCTCGACCGGGAACACCGGGTGGCCGCGGTATTCCTGCGTGAGCTGCTGGCCGAGGACCTGTTGCCGGTGGTGCAGCGGTTGGCGGCCGAGCCGAAACCGGCTGCACCATGA
- a CDS encoding histidine phosphatase family protein, with protein sequence MTDRTIVHVMRHGEVHNPDGILYGRLPDFHLSERGRAQAQAVASWLAARDIVYVVASPLERAQETAAPIAAHHGLAVDTDAELIESENVFQGERVSPGDGALRDPRNWWHVRNPRTPSWGEPYREVAARMQRALGRARVMGAGHEAVCVSHQLPVETLRRSMTGAKLHHFPTRRLCNLASLTSFYYDGDDYIGWGYTELAGR encoded by the coding sequence ATGACTGATCGCACAATCGTCCACGTGATGCGCCACGGCGAGGTGCACAATCCGGACGGCATTCTCTACGGCCGCCTGCCGGATTTCCATCTCTCCGAGCGCGGCCGCGCCCAGGCCCAGGCGGTCGCCAGCTGGCTGGCCGCCCGCGACATCGTCTACGTGGTGGCCTCGCCGCTGGAGCGGGCTCAGGAGACCGCCGCTCCGATCGCCGCTCATCACGGCCTGGCCGTCGACACCGACGCCGAGCTCATCGAGTCGGAGAACGTCTTTCAGGGTGAGCGGGTTTCGCCGGGGGACGGTGCGCTACGCGACCCCCGCAACTGGTGGCACGTGCGTAACCCCCGCACCCCTTCGTGGGGTGAGCCGTACCGCGAGGTCGCCGCGCGCATGCAGCGCGCACTGGGGCGGGCGCGGGTCATGGGGGCCGGCCACGAGGCGGTCTGCGTCAGCCATCAGCTGCCCGTCGAAACCCTGCGCAGGTCGATGACCGGTGCAAAACTGCACCACTTTCCGACCCGTCGGCTGTGCAACCTGGCATCGCTGACCTCGTTCTACTACGACGGGGATGACTACATCGGCTGGGGATACACGGAGCTAGCCGGGCGGTGA